A stretch of the Filimonas lacunae genome encodes the following:
- a CDS encoding response regulator, producing MIKKVLIAEDHEIVNISVQKTLEDLNITDVQYAAYCDEALLKIQRELQRNQSYDLLITDLYFEKDHIPQQLSGGEDLIAAARQVQPDLKILVFSAENKPAVIEKLHGHDIDGYVRKARNDSRELKQALETIGKNLRYFPRQLMQGVKQMNAHDFTSYDIIIITLLSQGIRQKDMPECLKEKKITPSGLSSIEKRLNTIKESLGVGNNEQLVAFCKDNGII from the coding sequence ATGATAAAAAAAGTACTTATTGCCGAAGATCATGAGATTGTTAATATCTCTGTTCAAAAAACGCTGGAGGACTTGAATATAACTGACGTGCAATATGCGGCCTATTGTGATGAAGCATTGTTGAAGATACAAAGGGAACTGCAACGTAACCAGTCGTACGATCTGCTTATTACAGACCTCTATTTTGAAAAAGACCACATACCGCAACAACTTTCCGGTGGGGAGGATTTGATAGCAGCTGCCCGTCAGGTACAGCCAGATTTGAAAATATTGGTTTTTTCAGCAGAAAATAAGCCTGCTGTTATAGAAAAGTTACATGGCCATGACATAGATGGTTATGTGCGTAAGGCCAGAAACGATTCCCGCGAACTCAAACAGGCTTTAGAGACTATTGGTAAAAATCTGCGCTATTTTCCCCGGCAGCTGATGCAGGGAGTAAAACAGATGAATGCGCATGATTTTACCTCGTATGATATAATTATTATAACACTATTGTCACAGGGTATTCGTCAAAAAGATATGCCGGAGTGTTTGAAAGAGAAGAAAATAACCCCTTCGGGTTTAAGTAGTATTGAAAAACGGCTTAACACTATTAAGGAGTCATTAGGGGTGGGTAATAATGAGCAATTGGTTGCTTTTTGTAAGGACAATGGGATTATTTGA